The region GTCCTCCAGACGGAGGGCCTTCACCGCCTTAAACCCGAAGACGTTTCCCGCGATACTCGACACGAGGTTGGCAATCGAGCCTTCCTCGAACAGGTCGAGGTTGTAGGCGATGTAGGCGAGGTACTGGTCCGTTCCCGGAACGGGTTCCACCTTGTAGGCCCGCGCCTGGTAGCGCTCATATGCCGTAAGGAGGTCCGTCCAGATCACCGTCCACGTGGCCGTGGAAGACTCGCCGGCTACGGCCGCCGCCGCTTCGATCGGGTCGACTCCCTCCTGCGGGACCAGGCGAAAGACGGCGAGGACGTCGGTGTCCTTGGGCTCGTACGTCGGATCCCAGTACCCAAGCTCGGCGTAGGGTTTGACACCGGCGGAAAGACGCGTCGTCTCACTCAACTCAGGTCACCTCGCGCGTGGTGTGCTTTCGCCGTTCGGCGGCGAAGCCGAATTAGGCCATCCTTTGTGCGGTCCAGTATACCAGGACAAAATCGAAAGTTCAATACCCAAAACACAGGTGAAGCGTTTTCATCCCTGTACTATAACATGGGGGACCGAAGGGATTCCCCCCCGCGTCGGGTGAGTCAGACGTAAAAACTCCCCCGCGGTCTTCGCGGGGGAGTTGGACCGTGATCCCTCTCGTGCGGCGTCTAACCGATGTACGCCTTTCCGCCCACGTAAGGGCGCAGGGCTTCGGGGATCCGAATTCTTCCGTCCTCCATCTGGTGGTTTTCCAGAAGGGCGATGAGGATTCGCGGTGAGGCGATGGCGGTGTTGTTGAGCGTATACGCGTAGGCGAGAGAGCCGTCGGACTTCCGGTAGCGGATCTTGAGACGCCGCGCCTGGAAGTCGTGGAAGGTAGAGCAGGAGTGCGTTTCTCCGTAGGCGCCGCGCGAGGGCATCCACGTCTCAATGTCGTGTTTTCGAACCTGCCCTTGACCCATGTCTCCCGTGGCGATTTGCACGACGCGGTAAGGAAGTTCGAGGCGGCGGAGGAGTTCCTCCGCGTTTTCCAAAAGCTCCATGTGCAGCTGGTAGGAAAGTTCCTCGTCCGCCGGTGCGAGGATGACCTGCTCCACCTTGGAAAATTGGTGGACGCGGTAGAGACCGAAGGTATCCCGTCCTGCCGAACCGACCTCGCGCCGGAAGGCCTCGGAGATCCCCGCATACCGAAGGGGGAGATCCTCTTCGCGGAGAATTTCCTCCGCGTGGTAGGCCACGAGGGACACTTCGGCCGTGCCTACGAGGTACTTTTCGTCTTCCGGAATGTGGTACGCTTGCTCGCGTCCGAGCGGAAAGTAGCCGGTTCCTTCCATGGCAAAGGCGTTCACGAGGACGGGGACGTACATGAGGGTAAACCCTCGTTCCCGAAGCAGGTCCAACGCGAGTCGGAGCACGCCGAGGTGGAGGAGCACGCCATCGTTCTTCAAAAAGTACGAACGGCTGCCCGCCACCTTGACCCCCCGTTCCACGTCGAGCATGTCGTGCAGGAGCATGAGCTCCACGTGGTTCTTCGGGGGAAAGGGAAAACTCGGGGGTTCGCCGACCCGCTTCACCTCGCGGTTTGCGCTCTCGTCGCCTACCGGGGTATCGGGGGAAGGGGGGTTGGGGACGAGGAGCATGAGCGCGTGAAATTCCTCGAGCACGGCGGCGAGTTCTGCCTCTTTTTCCCGGATGGTTTCGCCCAAACGCCGGGTTTCTTCGCGGAGACGTTCCCGTTCGTCTGGCGGGAGCTTCGGAATGCGCCGC is a window of Brockia lithotrophica DNA encoding:
- the serS gene encoding serine--tRNA ligase, which encodes MLDIRFIRAHADRIKEAARLKGIEVDIDRLLAVDERRRELLQEVEALKQRRNENSRRIPKLPPDERERLREETRRLGETIREKEAELAAVLEEFHALMLLVPNPPSPDTPVGDESANREVKRVGEPPSFPFPPKNHVELMLLHDMLDVERGVKVAGSRSYFLKNDGVLLHLGVLRLALDLLRERGFTLMYVPVLVNAFAMEGTGYFPLGREQAYHIPEDEKYLVGTAEVSLVAYHAEEILREEDLPLRYAGISEAFRREVGSAGRDTFGLYRVHQFSKVEQVILAPADEELSYQLHMELLENAEELLRRLELPYRVVQIATGDMGQGQVRKHDIETWMPSRGAYGETHSCSTFHDFQARRLKIRYRKSDGSLAYAYTLNNTAIASPRILIALLENHQMEDGRIRIPEALRPYVGGKAYIG